The sequence GCCGCCATGCCGGTTGCGGTCAATACACCGGAAACCCGTATCGACTGCCCGGATGACCGCAAGTTCGCACTGATTGAAGAAGTCCGTGCTCGCCTGGCTGAAGCCGGTGCAGAGGTCAGCGGCATTGATGGTGTCCGTGTCAGCACCGATGATGGCTGGTGGTTGCTGCGTGCATCCAACACCCAGCCTGCCATCGTGGCCCGTTGTGAGGCCGCCGATGATGCCGGGTTGGCACGTTTGAAGGGGCAGGTGACCGATCAACTGGTCAAAAGCGGTCTGTCTTCGGATGACTTCTTCGCCCCGGGTGGCGGTCATTAATTAAGACGTCGAACGAAGACAAAATGAAAAAGGCCCGTCAGAAAATCTGACGGGCCCTTTTTGTATCTCTGTGCAATTTGGTTGTTAGCCAGCGTCACCCGCATTGACCGGGATGCACGCCACGTTTTCACGCTTGAGCGCGTCACAGGCAGCGCGTGCTTCGTTCTCGCCATCAAAGCCCAGCAGACGGGCGCGATAGACAACACCGGTACCACTGGCTTGCTGCTCGACCGCAGCGCGGGTCAGGCGCAGAACGTCCGGGGCGGTACGTGCCGCGGCAAGGACCGCTTCCTGTGCCCGGCGCTGGTCGCTAAATGCGCCAACCTGAATGCCCCATCCTGCACCGGTTTCCGGCTTCAGGCGGGTCACAACGGTTTGGGTATCAATGCGACCCGGCTGTTCTGCTTCGCGAAGCGTGCTGCGCTTGGCAATCAGCAACTGGGCATCCGCCGGCAGGATTTTGTCTTCCGGGCTGATGCGCGGACGTGGAACAACAATTTCACCGTCCTTGGTCAGCTTCATATAGGCCTGATCAAGAAGCTTTTTCATCTGGTCATCGCGGGTGCGGGCCGTACGACCCCCAAACACGACGCCAATCAGGCGTTTGCCATTACGATTGACCGAGGCGACAAGGTTGAAGCCCGATGCGTTGATATAGCCGGTCTTGATCCCGTCGGTACCATAATAGGACGCCAGAAGGTTGTTGTGGTTGCCATAAGTGCGGTTGCCAAAGCGGAACTTCTGGGTCGCGAAGTAATGATAGTAGCTGCCGTAATTCTTGCGCAGCGCCACAGCCAGTTTGATCATGTCGCGTGCGGTGGTCATCTGCCCGCGGTTGGGCAGGCCGGATGCATTGCGAAACGTGGTGCGTGACATGCCAAGGCGTCGTGCCTCAGAAGTCATCATTTGGGCAAACTTGATTTCGGTGCCACCAAGATGTTCGGCGACAACAACCGCAATATCGTTGGCCGATTTGGTAACCAGCGCCAAAATAGCATCCTTGACGGAAATGGTTTCGCCCGGCTGAAGACCAAGTTTGGAGGGGGCTTGGCCCCAGGCGCGTTTGGAAACCTTCATCCGAGTCGAAAGCGATACCTTGCCGTGTTCCAGCGCGTCAAAGACCATGTAAAGGGTCATTATTTTGGTCAGCGACGCCGGATAGACCTTGTGATCCGCCCGATATTCATGAAGCGTTTCGCCAGTGTCGCCGTCAATAATCATCGCCGTGTAAGTCCGCGCCTGCGCAGCGGACGGCGAGAGAACAGTGAAAGAAATAGTCGCAACCAGACACAAAAGCACAGCAACAGCGCCACGCATGCTCAGCGAGCGCGTCACGGACAGAGCTTTGGCCATTGCAGTTGGCCCGGAAAGGGTCATTAAACGCATTATATCGGGCTCGGCTTTGAGGTTTCCCCAAGAACTAAATAAGTTCACTGTCGCATCACAGCCTTAAACAAATGTTTAAGAACGTCGAATTTCGGTGGTCGTCATTCGGGCCTTGAGATGGCCATTTTTATTCGCAAGACTGTATTTTATATCTCCAGATTAGCAAAAAATCGAGGATCGAATGTCAGAAAAGACGGCTCCAGTTCACACCGATACGGGGACCCGCAGCGCCAGCTGGGCCAAAGCAGGTCTCGCCGCACTGGTGATTGCAGGCCTTGCCGGTTGTACCTTTACCCAAACCAGTGACGTCAGTAATCCGCTTGTCCGCAAGGCATCATGGTTTTCTTATCTTAATGCCGATGATCTTCGTCAGGCTTGTGCAGCAGGCGATGCAGAAGGGCAAATTCGGATCATTTATAATGCCGAGTATTACAAGGAAGTCCGCGTCTTTGAATTAACGCCGTATCCCGGGTTTGAGGAATTCAATCTGACCACCCGCGTGTTCGGGCCGATACAGGTCAAGGAAATCAATGTCGAGGTCAATGCACCGCTTGGTGCATTTGGGGGCGAAGAGGCCGTTGATCGTATTGACCGCGATTCTTATCTTGCCATCACCGATGCGCTGCAGGCCGAAGGTTTCGGAACGCAAAACCGTGATGGTCTGCGTCTGTATTCCGATGATTTTTACTGGGTCGCCATTGGATGCTCGTCGGGTGGCATCACGCTGGGTACCTGGGCATCCGGTGTGGATGATTTGCGTGCCCTTAAGTTCCCGGAAGTGCTGGCAAACCTTTCATCGGTTGAAAAAGACCTTCCTGAGCCGCCTGCCGCTGAAAACGCACGATCACAATCGGCGGCACAGATGCATCATGTCCAGAACAGCGACTCCGGTGAGTTTTACAGAACCGTGCGCGGAAATATGCTTCGCTAGGGTTCCAAAATGTTGCAACCGGGCTATGGCGTGACGTGTTCATGTTATTGCCCGGTCTGCTGAATTTATTGCAACGCAGCAAAACTGTGGACTAATGCCTTGATCAAGTTGCTGTTTTAAAAAATTCTTGGAATTCCGGCGTTTTCCGAAGGAGGCGTGCCGGGAAATATGGCGTTTTTGTCACTAAACTGTACTTGACGTGACCGGGTAATTCCATCTAGGGTTATGTTGCAATGCAACATTGATCCGGATAGATATTCCGGTGATCAGGAGGTTGAGGCAATGGCGGATTCCAAAAAGAAACTAGCCGGGAAAACTGCAACCAAGCAGGCTTCCGCGTCGTCACCCAAAACTGTAGCAGCTTCAGTCCCGTCGGCAGCGCAGTCTGCGCCTGCCAAGCGCAAGGTAATGACATCTTCCGAGATAGAAGCCGCAGCTCAGCAGCCGTCGGCGGAAGCGCAAAAGGCATCGCCTTCACCATCGCCCGATACTGCCAAGACGCCGAGTGACGGTGCGTCGACCAAAGCTGCAGGTCAGGCTGCTTTGTCTGCGACGGCTGCGAAGGGTGATGCATCTGCTGCCAAAACGCCGGTCAAAGATGCTGCGCCGGGCGATGCTTCCGAAAAAAATGCAGAGTCCCCGAAACCTGCGAAGGCTGAGATATCTTTGCCATCTGCGCAGGCATCAAAGCAGGCTGAAACTGCCACGAAACCTTCCGTTGCGACTTCCGGGGCCGCGCGACCTGCTGGCGAGGTGACGTCGCCAGCAAACAAGTCGACAGCGCCCAAATCCCCCACCAAAAGCGAAAAGGCCAATACTGTGAGCACGAAACCCAAAACTACGGCAACCAGCAAGTCTGCCGCTTCCGCCGCCCCGAAAAAGAAAACCGTTGCCAAGTCTGCGCCGAAAAAGGCTGCTGCTGCCCCGGCAAGTACGGCATCGAAATCTGCGCCTGCGCCGAAGGCCGCGGCACCCGCGATGTCTGAGAAATCGGCTGCACCGGCAACCGTGGCAGCTGAGTCTGCTGTTTCCAAGCCTGCGGCAACGCCGACCCCAACCCCAAACAAGTCGACCGCGACCGCAAAGCCGGTTGATGCCAAACCTAAGGCAGAACCAAAGCAGGGCGACGTTTTTGGCTTTGGTGCGTTGTTCATCGACGGAACGGGCATGGAGCCCTATTTCGAACTTTGGAAGACGCCAGAGGTCGAAGCAATGGTCACCGCTGGCAATGAGGCATTCGAAGAAAGTGTTTCTGCTGCCAATGAGGCATTCGGCAAAATCTTTGAAACCATGACCGGTCAGGCCGATGTTTTTTCCGGTGCCGGGTCGCGGGTTGCTGCTCAGTATGAAGAGCTGCTTGATACCCAGAAGAAAAGTTTCGAGGAAGTTTGGCAGGCAACCATGGCGATGTTTGAAAAGACCGGTGGCATTGGCACCGAGCTTTCGAGCTGGATGCAAAAAGAATTTGAAGCATCGCAGGATGATCTTGATGAGTTGACCAAGGTTGAAAGCCTTGCAGACCTTCAGGAGCTGCATTCGCGCATCGTCAATCGCTGCTATGAAAGCGGTTTGGCCGAAGGTGAAAAGATGCAGGAACTGATGTTTTCTGCCTTTTCGGACGGCCTGAATGCGATTAGCAAGGCAACGAATGTTGCGCTGAAATGAGGCAATGGATGCATGTTGGACATCCCAGCACCTTCCAGTCCCGAGCGGGTATGGCTTTTAGCCATGCCCGTTTTTTTATGTGTCTTTTCGCGTCCCGGATAATTTTGGAGTGACAATAATCACGAAGTTTGTCGCCTGATCTTGCAGTGCGTTATTCGCAGCCTAAATGAATCGAAGATGGACAACGAACGAAACTCGGATGCACAATAAATTCCTAGTGAGAACCGCGTAGCGGACTTTGAAAGAGTTTGGCAATGACCTATCATGGAGATCATGCAGGAAATAAGGGTTCCGGTAAGTAGACGATGACTGAACAGGATAATGACGGCACTGATCTGCCGAACACGGGGATCGTAACAAAGACACGGCCCAAGACCAAAAAGCCGTCCATGTACAAGGTGCTGTTGCTGAATGACGACTATACTCCGATGGAGTTCGTCGTTCACGTACTGGAACGGTTTTTTGAAAAGGGACGTGAAGAAGCCACCGAGATCATGCTTCAGGTGCACCGCAAGGGTGTTGGAGTGTGCGGTGTATTCACCTACGAAATCGCAGAGACCAAAGTAAACCAGGTCATGGACCTGGCCCGCCAGAACCAGCATCCGCTGCAGTGTACCTTAGAGAAGGAGTGACATATGCTATCGCGCAATCTTGAGGAAAGCCTGCACCGTGCGCTCGCATATGCGTCGGAGCGCAGGCATGAATATGCCACTCTTGAACATCTTCTGTTGTCGCTGACCGAAGATCAGGATGCGCTGGCAGTGCTGAAGGCCTGCCGGGTTGATATTGATCGGCTGCGCTCCGATCTGCTTGAATTCGCTGATAGCGAGCTTTCCGGCCTGATCAGTGCGCGTCTGGTGGACCCCAAACCGACCGCCGGTTTCCAGCGCGTGATCCAGCGCGCCGCGATCCACGTCCAGTCTTCTGGCCGCGAGGAAGTGACCGGTGCCAACGTGCTTGTTGCCCTGTTCTCTGAACGGGAATCGCATGCGGTTTACTATCTGCAACTCCAGGATATGACGCGTCTTGACGCGGTAAACTACATTTCACACGGTATCGCCAAGGCGACCGAGCTAAATGAGCGCCGCATCCCGCGCGGTGCCGATGAAGAGCCGGTTGCAGGCATGTCGCCAGAAAGCGACGAAAGCGGCCCGGCCGAGGGCGAGGCGCTTAAAGCCTATTGTGTGAACCTCAATGTCAAGGCGCAGAGTGGCAAGATCGATCCGCTGATCGGTCGTCAGAACGAGATTGACCGCACCATTCAGGTTCTGTGTCGTCGTACCAAGAACAACCCGCTTTATGTCGGTGATCCCGGCGTTGGTAAAACCGCCATCGCCGAAGGGCTGGCACGCCGTATCAATGATGGCGATGTGCCAGAGGTTCTCGAAAACGCGACGATCTTTGCTCTTGATATGGGCGCACTTCTGGCCGGTACGCGCTATCGCGGGGATTTCGAAGAACGCCTGAAGGCGGTGGTCAAGGAACTTGAAGAGTACGAAGGTGCTGTTCTGTTCATTGACGAAATCCACACTGTGATTGGTGCTGGTGCGACGTCGGGCGGGGCAATGGATGCGTCCAACCTGCTGAAACCGGCACTGGCAAGCGGGTCGTTGCGTTGCATCGGCTCAACCACCTACAAGGAATTCCGCGGGCACTTTGAAAAGGACCGTGCCCTTGTGCGTCGTTTCCAGAAAATCGATGTAGAGGAACCGTCAGAAGCCGATACCGTCAAAATCCTCAAGGGTCTCAAGCCCTATTACGAGGAGCACCATCAGGTCAAATACACCAACGAAGCCCTGCGTTCGGCGGTTGAGCTGGCATCGCGCTACATCAGTGATCGCAAGCGGCCTGATAGTGCAATTGACGTGATTGACGAGGTTGGCGCATCGCGCATGCTGGTCGCACCCAGCAAACGCAAACGTACGGTGAGCAAACGTGATGTCGAGGAAATCGTCGCCAAGATCGCCCGCATCCCACCAAAATCGGTTTCGACCGATGACCGCAAGGCGCTGGCAAATCTTGAGCGTGACCTGAAAACGGTTGTGTTTGGTCAGGACAAGGCAATCGAAGCGGTTGCCAGTGCGATCAAGCTGGCCCGAGCAGGTCTGCGTGAGCCGGAAAAACCGATTGGCAGTTATCTGTTCTCGGGCCCGACCGGCGTTGGTAAGACCGAGGTTACCAAGCAGTTGGCAACTGTCATGGGGATCGAGTTCATCCGCTTTGACATGTCCGAATATATGGAGCGCCACAGCGTATCACGCCTGATTGGTGCGCCTCCGGGTTATGTCGGGTTTGACCAGGGTGGTCTTCTGACCGATGCCGTTGATCAGCATCCGCATGCGGTTGTGTTGCTTGACGAGATCGAGAAGGCTCATCCGGACCTGTTCAATATTCTCCTGCAGGTCATGGATCATGGCAAACTGACTGATAACAACGGCAAGACGGTCGATTTCCGTAATGTCGTGCTGGTCATGACGACCAATGCCGGTGCATCCGACATGGCCAAGCCGCCGATCGGCTTCAAACGTGAAATGCGCATTGGCGAAGACGAAGAGGCAATCAAGCGTACCTTCTCGCCGGAATTCCGTAACCGTCTGGATGCGGTTATTCCGTTCGCCAACCTGCAGCCGGAAGTCGTCAAGATGGTTGTCGACAAGTTCATCCTGCAGCTTGAAGCACAGCTGGCGGACCGCAATGTTTCGATCGAACTGACCGAAGCAGCACGGGCATGGATGGCCGAGCGCGGCTACGATGCGGCCTTCGGGGCGCGTCCGTTGGGCCGCGTAATTCAGGAGCACGTTAAAAAGCCGCTCGCCGAAGAGTTGCTGTTTGGCAAGCTTTCGAAGGGTGGGGCTGTGCTGGTCGATATCGAAGACGATGCTGTCACCTTCCGTTATCCGGAAGATGAGAATGGCGAAAAACAACAGAAAAAAGATCCGGAAATGGCCAGTTAAAATGGACCTTTTTCGGTTTTCAGGTTGTTGTTAATGATTGGCAGTATAGATTGGTGCCCGGGGATATCGTTCCCCGGGCATAATCATATAAAGAACGCCAGAATATCATGAGCCAGGCTGCACAACGAAAATTTCGGAACGAAGTCGAGGAGTTCCTATCCAGACTTGAGCTGCGTGCGCGAAAGTTGATCGCGCTGGCCAATACGCTTGAAAAGAACGCCGACAAGTCCGACGTCACCGGTTATCGACCGTTTCGTGAAGAAGTCGACAACTTCAAGGCGTTGTCTCTGGTGATTATGGAGCGGATGAACAAGCTCGAATCTCATCCCAAAAAAGAAGAACTGGAAAAACAGTTTCACAAGCTTCAGGTCGTTATGCTCAGGATTGTCATCAAGACGAGCCTGAAATTCTTCTTTGTCATGAGTGCAAAGGAAAACCTGCCGCTTGGTGCGCGCGAGATGTTCCAAAGTGAGCTCAGGACCCTTTATGAGGCAGAGCGGATGATCTCCGATCCGCGCTATATCAGTCAGCTAGACGACTCTGCAAAGGACGACCTTGAGATCGCGAAATCCATTCTCGAGGAAATCATCGAGAAGGCGCCAGCGCTTCTGAACTTCAATAGTCGGACGAAGAAAAAAACGCGCTAAGTACGTGTATAAGCTTGCTGAAAATTATGCAGCTCTAATTCTCTCCAGTGTATTTTTGCAAAATGCAAACTTATTAATTTGCATTTTGCAATCTTTGCATTTTGAAATGCAAAGATTATCAGGTAATGTATTTCAGTCATGTGGGATGGCGACCGGAATTTCCCGAAAAACCACGGTTTTTTGAGGGGGTTATAAAGTTGGCACGCATCCTGCTTATGTCAGTATGGACAGTTGTTCTTTGCAGGGGCGCGTTTCGCGCCTGGAACAACGTAATCTTCTGCAGTTTGCTCGTGTCCCAACCAAACTCAGCGGCGGTTTTTACCGCCGCTTTTTTCTTGCCCGGTCTCTGGCGCCCCTCTTCCCATATGTATCGTAGGTCGCAGTGTTGTTTCTGCGCGTGCAATTCACATATAGCATGTGTGGAAGCTCCTCTCGTGCGGTTCCACATCACCATAGATTCTAAAAAAGGTTGTGTTCGATATTTACCTTTTGTATAAGTATCTATACCAATAGATAGTAGTGATGTGCCATTGGCATAGACTGGGGAGTAGGGCGAATGAGATTCAAAAGTGGTGTGGCTTTGGCCGGTATGCTCGCAGCGACAGTTTTTGTTCTGCCACATGCTGCTTTTGCCAAGGCAGAGTTGCCGGGGGACCCCAATGCACTGATCACGGATGAAGTGATTAGAAACATTCGGGAATGGTTGGCAAATCCGGTTGTTGAATTGTCCATCAGTTCGCAGAACAAGCTGCGCAAGGACATGACACAAGAACAGATTGATGCGGCAGACCTTCAGTGGCGCGCCGAACGCGAAGCAGAAGATCAGCCGTTGGTTGCAGCAATTCTAACCAATCCGCTGTCGAGCTATCTGACACAAGTCCAGGCACGCTCCGGTGGTATGTTTGCCGAAATCTTTGTGATGGACGCCGTTGGCCTGAATGTCGGGCAAAGCTCAATCACGTCCGATTTCTGGCAGGGTGATGAAGCGAAGTTTCAGAATACCTATCCGAATGGTCCCGACGCTGTGTTTATCGACGAGGCCGAATATAACGAGGGTTCTGACGCTTGGCTTGCCCAGCTCAACATGACCATGAGCAACGCAGATCGTCAGCCGATCGGGGCCGTGACCGTTGAGGTTAATCTCAATGAACTCGCGCGTCGCCGTGGTCTGTAGGGAGAAATACAATGAAATTCTTTGAGAACCTCTCTATCCCGGCAAAGCTGATGAGCTGCTTTGCCATTATGATCGCCGTAATCTTGATGGTGGCTGGCGCAGGTGTTTTTTCGACCATGCAGGTCAGCACCGCCAATGATCAGCGCGATTATCTCTCGAAATTCGAACGCGACTATCGCGACCTTGACCGCTCCTATCTTATCGCACGCCAGGAGCTTATCTACTTCCTGACGACCGGCGACCGTGCTGGCTTGGCCGGGTATGAAAAAGCGCGCGAAGAGATCGACATTCGCACGGATGTGCTCAAGACATATGCTTCAATCAGCCCAGAGATCGCTGCCTTGATTGAAGAAATGGACGGTGCTATCGACCGTTGGGAAGAAATTGCAGCGCAACAAGCACAACTGATGCGCCACTATCTGACGGTTAACCATGCGCGTGCGATTGAAGCATCGGGCGAGCCGCGCCAGTTGTCGGATCAGGTCACGACGGTTGCAAATGAACTGGCAAAGAACATCGATCAGATGACTCTGGATGTTGAGGCTGAAGTCGCGCAAGCCATGCAGATCTTCCAGGTTACGCTTGGTGTTGGCGTTATTCTCCTGATCATTATGGCGGTCTTGTTCGGTGGCACTTTGTCGCGGATGATTGCAACGCCAATCCGTAAAATGACCGATGCGATGGGTAAACTGGCTGCTGGTAACCTTGATATCGAAACGCTTGATATGAAACGTGCCGATGAAGTAGGCGCCATGGCCAAGTCGCTTGAAGTCTTCCGGGAAAACGCACGGGAACGTGCCCGCATGGCCGAACAGGAAAAAGTCGAGGCCCAGCGTCAGGTTGAACGTAGCCAGCGCATGGGAACTCTTACCAAGGGCTTTGACGAAAAAATCCAGGATGTTCTGCATGCGGTGAACGCCGCCCTTGATGATGTCCGTTCCGCATCCGAAACGCTGACATCACACGCCCAACGCGCCAACCAGGATGCGCAGGACGTGGCCGAACAGGCGCAAGAATCCTCGACCAATATCGAAACCGTGGCATCGGCAACCGCTCAGTTGTCGGCATCTATCTCCGAGATTTCCTCGCAGATTGCCCGAGTGACCGAAATCACGCAGGAAGCGGTCGGTCAGACAGAACGCACCAACGAGCGTGTTGAAAAACTCAATGAAGCGGCACAAAGCGTTGGCGAGGTGGTCAATCTGATCAGTGACATCGCCGATCAGACCAACCTGTTGGCCTTGAACGCAACCATTGAGTCCGCCCGCGCGGGCGAAGCCGGCAAAGGCTTTGCCGTGGTTGCCGGTGAAGTCAAAAACCTTGCATCCCAGACGGTGAAGGCAACCGAACAGATCACGGCCAAGATTGCCGAGATGCAAAGCGAAACCGGCGCTGCCGCCGAGGCTGTGCGTGGCTTTGCCGACACCATCAACAAGATTGATGAACTGATGTCGGTTGTCGCCAGTGCGGTGGAAGAGCAGGGCGCTGCAACCGAGGAAATCTCGCGCAGTGTCGAAGGGGCTGCAAACGGTAACGTTGCCATCACCAATGCTGTTAAAAGCGTTGCCAGTGCAACCACCGAAAGTGGTGACCTTTCCAGTGGCCAGCTTGACAGTGTCGGGCGATTGGCGGCCGCCAATGACGAACTTCGCAGTCACGTCAACGGCTTCCTGAATGACGTCCGGACCGTCTGACGCCTAAGACATATCAATCCAAAAGGCGCGGGAATTTCCCGCGCCTTTTTTGTTTGGGGTATCCAGGCTGGGTTACGGCCCTGATGGTTCCTTGCGATAAGGGCTGTGTTCGGAAAGGATGTAATCGCGGTCTTGACTGATGTGATTGCGCTCCTGGGTCAAAAATTGCGCGACCGCGCGTTTCAGTCCCGGATCGGCGATCAGATGGGCGGAATGGGTTATTACCGGTTCATAGCCGCGCTGGATCTTATGTTCGCCCTGTGCCCCGGCCTCGACGGTTTTAAGGCCATGCTCAATCGCGATATCAATGGCCTGATAGTAACAGGTTTCGAAATGCAGAAGCGGCGTACGGTCGATCGTGCCCCAGTTGCGGCCATAAAGGGTTTCAGACCCGATCAAGTTAAGAGCACCGGCCACCATTTCACCGTCATTGAACGCACATACAAGAACCGTGCGATCACGCATACGGTCATGCAGCAGATCAAAGAAGTCGCGCGTCAGATAAGCCTGGCCCCATTTGCGGTCAGATGTGTCGCGATAGAAATGATAAAACCGGTCCCAATGGTCGGATTTCAAATCATCCCCACGTAGTGCCTTGAAATTGTATCCGGCCGCCAGAACCTGCTTGCGTTCCTTGCGCAGATTTTTGCGTTTGCGCGAATTAAGTGCCCCCAGAAAATCATCGAAATTCTGATAGTCGCGATTGCGCCAGTGATACTGCATGCCCGTGCGCGCCAGAAAGCCTGCCTGTTCCATCAACTGGCTTTCATCGCCGCTGCAAAACGTGACATGCAGGGTCGCCATTCCAAGCTTTTCCGGCAATATCGTCATGCCGCTGATTAAGGCGTTGCGCACGCTGTCAGGATCTGGGTGATCCTTGGTGACAAGCAGCCGCGGGCCCGGCACCGGGGAAAATGGCACAGCCGATTGCAGTTTGGGGTAATAGCGCCCACCGGCACGTTCATAGGCCTCTGCCCATGACCAGTCGAAAACATATTCGCCGTAAGAATGGCCTTTGACATAAAGCGGCACGATACCGATGACATCACCAGTCTCATCTTCTGCCACAAGGTGAAATGGTTGCCAGCCGGTTTCGGCGGTGGTTGATCCGCTGTCTTCCATGGCGGACAGGAAGGCAAAGCTGACAAACGGGTTGTCAAACCCGGCACACTTGTCCCACTGGGCCTGTCCGATTTGATGAATATCGGTGACGGTTTTGATTTCGACAGCCAAATCTGAATTCCTGCAGATGGTCCCCATGGCGCCCGGTTTAACTCCCGAGGCCTTATTTTTATACGCATTAGCCGGTATATGCGTTCAGAAGATATGCGCAATGCGCATTTACGCAAGGGAAAGCCTTTGACGGAAGCGCATCTAAGTCCTATTTCATTGTGCGACAGGCCATTTGGAATGGGTCTGAAAACGGCTCGGGGATTTTCCCGTGTCGCCCTCGCGAAGAAAAGGATGGTGCGCCGTGAACAGCAAACTTTCGTTGGAGAAGGACAAGATCAAGGTTGTCCTGCTCGAAGGTATCCATGAAAACGCTGTAAAGATGTTCAAAGAGGCCGGCTACTCAAATGTCGACCATTACCCTGCTGCGCTCGACGCGGACGAATTGAAGTCCGTTGTCTCCGAAGCGCACTTTTTGGGCATTCGTTCCCGCACCAAACTGACCGAAGACGTTATCGAAGCTGCGTCCAAGCTGACCTCGATCGGCTGTTTCTGCATCGGCACCAACCAGGTTGACCTGCAGGCCGCT is a genomic window of Thalassospira sp. ER-Se-21-Dark containing:
- a CDS encoding D-alanyl-D-alanine carboxypeptidase, which gives rise to MAKALSVTRSLSMRGAVAVLLCLVATISFTVLSPSAAQARTYTAMIIDGDTGETLHEYRADHKVYPASLTKIMTLYMVFDALEHGKVSLSTRMKVSKRAWGQAPSKLGLQPGETISVKDAILALVTKSANDIAVVVAEHLGGTEIKFAQMMTSEARRLGMSRTTFRNASGLPNRGQMTTARDMIKLAVALRKNYGSYYHYFATQKFRFGNRTYGNHNNLLASYYGTDGIKTGYINASGFNLVASVNRNGKRLIGVVFGGRTARTRDDQMKKLLDQAYMKLTKDGEIVVPRPRISPEDKILPADAQLLIAKRSTLREAEQPGRIDTQTVVTRLKPETGAGWGIQVGAFSDQRRAQEAVLAAARTAPDVLRLTRAAVEQQASGTGVVYRARLLGFDGENEARAACDALKRENVACIPVNAGDAG
- a CDS encoding phasin family protein gives rise to the protein MTSSEIEAAAQQPSAEAQKASPSPSPDTAKTPSDGASTKAAGQAALSATAAKGDASAAKTPVKDAAPGDASEKNAESPKPAKAEISLPSAQASKQAETATKPSVATSGAARPAGEVTSPANKSTAPKSPTKSEKANTVSTKPKTTATSKSAASAAPKKKTVAKSAPKKAAAAPASTASKSAPAPKAAAPAMSEKSAAPATVAAESAVSKPAATPTPTPNKSTATAKPVDAKPKAEPKQGDVFGFGALFIDGTGMEPYFELWKTPEVEAMVTAGNEAFEESVSAANEAFGKIFETMTGQADVFSGAGSRVAAQYEELLDTQKKSFEEVWQATMAMFEKTGGIGTELSSWMQKEFEASQDDLDELTKVESLADLQELHSRIVNRCYESGLAEGEKMQELMFSAFSDGLNAISKATNVALK
- the clpS gene encoding ATP-dependent Clp protease adapter ClpS, giving the protein MTEQDNDGTDLPNTGIVTKTRPKTKKPSMYKVLLLNDDYTPMEFVVHVLERFFEKGREEATEIMLQVHRKGVGVCGVFTYEIAETKVNQVMDLARQNQHPLQCTLEKE
- the clpA gene encoding ATP-dependent Clp protease ATP-binding subunit ClpA, encoding MLSRNLEESLHRALAYASERRHEYATLEHLLLSLTEDQDALAVLKACRVDIDRLRSDLLEFADSELSGLISARLVDPKPTAGFQRVIQRAAIHVQSSGREEVTGANVLVALFSERESHAVYYLQLQDMTRLDAVNYISHGIAKATELNERRIPRGADEEPVAGMSPESDESGPAEGEALKAYCVNLNVKAQSGKIDPLIGRQNEIDRTIQVLCRRTKNNPLYVGDPGVGKTAIAEGLARRINDGDVPEVLENATIFALDMGALLAGTRYRGDFEERLKAVVKELEEYEGAVLFIDEIHTVIGAGATSGGAMDASNLLKPALASGSLRCIGSTTYKEFRGHFEKDRALVRRFQKIDVEEPSEADTVKILKGLKPYYEEHHQVKYTNEALRSAVELASRYISDRKRPDSAIDVIDEVGASRMLVAPSKRKRTVSKRDVEEIVAKIARIPPKSVSTDDRKALANLERDLKTVVFGQDKAIEAVASAIKLARAGLREPEKPIGSYLFSGPTGVGKTEVTKQLATVMGIEFIRFDMSEYMERHSVSRLIGAPPGYVGFDQGGLLTDAVDQHPHAVVLLDEIEKAHPDLFNILLQVMDHGKLTDNNGKTVDFRNVVLVMTTNAGASDMAKPPIGFKREMRIGEDEEAIKRTFSPEFRNRLDAVIPFANLQPEVVKMVVDKFILQLEAQLADRNVSIELTEAARAWMAERGYDAAFGARPLGRVIQEHVKKPLAEELLFGKLSKGGAVLVDIEDDAVTFRYPEDENGEKQQKKDPEMAS
- a CDS encoding methyl-accepting chemotaxis protein: MKFFENLSIPAKLMSCFAIMIAVILMVAGAGVFSTMQVSTANDQRDYLSKFERDYRDLDRSYLIARQELIYFLTTGDRAGLAGYEKAREEIDIRTDVLKTYASISPEIAALIEEMDGAIDRWEEIAAQQAQLMRHYLTVNHARAIEASGEPRQLSDQVTTVANELAKNIDQMTLDVEAEVAQAMQIFQVTLGVGVILLIIMAVLFGGTLSRMIATPIRKMTDAMGKLAAGNLDIETLDMKRADEVGAMAKSLEVFRENARERARMAEQEKVEAQRQVERSQRMGTLTKGFDEKIQDVLHAVNAALDDVRSASETLTSHAQRANQDAQDVAEQAQESSTNIETVASATAQLSASISEISSQIARVTEITQEAVGQTERTNERVEKLNEAAQSVGEVVNLISDIADQTNLLALNATIESARAGEAGKGFAVVAGEVKNLASQTVKATEQITAKIAEMQSETGAAAEAVRGFADTINKIDELMSVVASAVEEQGAATEEISRSVEGAANGNVAITNAVKSVASATTESGDLSSGQLDSVGRLAAANDELRSHVNGFLNDVRTV
- a CDS encoding GNAT family N-acetyltransferase; this encodes MAVEIKTVTDIHQIGQAQWDKCAGFDNPFVSFAFLSAMEDSGSTTAETGWQPFHLVAEDETGDVIGIVPLYVKGHSYGEYVFDWSWAEAYERAGGRYYPKLQSAVPFSPVPGPRLLVTKDHPDPDSVRNALISGMTILPEKLGMATLHVTFCSGDESQLMEQAGFLARTGMQYHWRNRDYQNFDDFLGALNSRKRKNLRKERKQVLAAGYNFKALRGDDLKSDHWDRFYHFYRDTSDRKWGQAYLTRDFFDLLHDRMRDRTVLVCAFNDGEMVAGALNLIGSETLYGRNWGTIDRTPLLHFETCYYQAIDIAIEHGLKTVEAGAQGEHKIQRGYEPVITHSAHLIADPGLKRAVAQFLTQERNHISQDRDYILSEHSPYRKEPSGP